From the genome of Streptomyces sp. NBC_01341, one region includes:
- a CDS encoding TrmH family RNA methyltransferase, translating into MTSETGSTEESPSTPATDASAEPVQYDDGYGNEIGVGPHPLPWPEGGRYDPELLANGDRRNVGDAYRYWTREAIVADLDLRRHDFHVAVENWGHDFNIGSVVRTANAFLAKEIHIVGRRRWNRRGAMVTDRYQHVRHHPDTADLTAWAEAEDLPIIGIDNLPGAVPLERTELPRRCVLLFGQEGPGLTEEARKHASMVCSIAQFGSTRSINAGAAAAIAMHAWVQRYADIPTPGPQGS; encoded by the coding sequence GTGACCAGCGAGACCGGCAGTACAGAAGAATCCCCGTCGACACCGGCGACCGACGCGTCCGCGGAACCGGTCCAGTACGACGACGGCTACGGCAACGAGATCGGTGTCGGGCCGCATCCGCTGCCGTGGCCCGAGGGGGGCCGCTACGACCCCGAGCTCCTGGCGAACGGGGACCGGCGCAACGTGGGTGACGCCTACCGCTACTGGACACGGGAGGCGATCGTCGCCGATCTCGATCTCCGGCGGCACGACTTCCACGTGGCGGTGGAGAACTGGGGTCACGACTTCAACATCGGCTCGGTCGTCCGTACCGCCAACGCCTTCCTCGCCAAGGAGATCCACATCGTCGGGCGCCGGCGCTGGAATCGCCGGGGCGCGATGGTCACCGACCGCTACCAGCACGTGCGGCACCACCCGGACACGGCGGATCTGACCGCGTGGGCGGAGGCCGAGGACCTCCCGATCATCGGGATCGACAACCTTCCCGGGGCCGTACCGCTGGAGCGGACCGAGCTTCCGCGCCGGTGCGTGCTCCTGTTCGGGCAGGAGGGTCCGGGGCTCACGGAAGAGGCGCGCAAGCACGCTTCGATGGTGTGCTCGATCGCGCAGTTCGGCTCGACGCGGTCGATCAACGCGGGCGCCGCCGCAGCCATCGCCATGCACGCCTGGGTGCAGCGGTACGCCGACATCCCGACCCCCGGCCCACAGGGCAGCTGA
- the paaN gene encoding phenylacetic acid degradation protein PaaN yields the protein MAPALSPEKLSEIHRPTLDQALDAIRTRAYWSPHPEHPKAYGEDGLPGSLGAAEGKAAFDAVLNTRIDLGQPGTDGWTGGEISPYGPKLGVEYPHADPDILLPAMRAAMGSWRAAGPETRALVCLEILSRISGRTHELAHAVMHTSGQAFVMAFQAGGPHAQDRGLEAVAYAYEEQTRTPRTADWSKPQGKRDPLQLHKSFTAAGRGVSLMIGCNTFPTWNGYPGLFASLATGNPVLVKPHPRAVLPLALTVQLAREVLAEAGFDPNLVALATEHPDEGIAKTLAVRPEIKIIDYTGSTAFGGWLEANARQAQVYTEKAGVNTVVLHSTDNYRGMLSNLAFSLSLYSGQMCTTPQNLLIPKDGISTDAGDKPYETVVADIADAVSGLLGDDARANGLLGALVNPDVKARLEAASGLGDVALASRQVTNPDFPDAVVRTPVVVKLDGTEPDDRAAYLSECFGPVSFAVAVESTEAALDLLRRTIREKGAMTVGAYTTSAEVERAIEDVCFDESAQLSLNLTGGVFVNQTAAFSDFHGSGGNPAANAALCDGAFVSNRFRVVEVRRQA from the coding sequence ATGGCCCCCGCGCTTTCCCCCGAAAAGCTGTCCGAGATCCACCGCCCGACGCTCGACCAGGCACTCGACGCGATCCGCACGCGCGCGTACTGGTCCCCGCACCCCGAGCACCCGAAGGCCTACGGCGAGGACGGCCTCCCCGGCAGCCTCGGCGCCGCCGAGGGCAAAGCCGCGTTCGACGCGGTGCTCAACACCCGCATCGACCTGGGGCAGCCCGGTACCGACGGCTGGACGGGCGGGGAGATCTCGCCGTACGGGCCGAAGCTCGGCGTCGAGTACCCGCACGCCGACCCGGACATCCTGCTCCCCGCGATGCGGGCCGCCATGGGCTCCTGGCGTGCGGCCGGGCCCGAGACGCGGGCGCTGGTCTGCCTGGAGATCCTCTCGCGCATCAGCGGGCGTACACATGAGCTGGCACACGCGGTGATGCACACCAGCGGGCAGGCCTTCGTGATGGCCTTCCAGGCCGGCGGCCCGCACGCCCAGGACCGTGGCCTCGAGGCGGTGGCGTACGCCTACGAGGAGCAGACGCGCACGCCCCGCACAGCGGACTGGTCCAAGCCCCAGGGCAAGCGTGACCCGCTCCAGCTGCACAAGTCGTTCACGGCGGCCGGGCGCGGTGTCTCGCTGATGATCGGCTGCAACACCTTCCCCACCTGGAACGGCTACCCGGGCCTTTTCGCGTCACTCGCGACCGGCAACCCCGTGCTGGTCAAGCCGCACCCGCGGGCCGTCCTGCCGCTCGCGCTGACCGTCCAGCTCGCACGCGAGGTACTGGCCGAGGCGGGATTCGACCCCAACCTCGTCGCGCTCGCCACCGAACACCCGGACGAAGGCATCGCCAAGACCCTGGCGGTGCGGCCCGAGATCAAGATCATCGACTACACGGGCTCCACGGCCTTCGGTGGCTGGCTGGAGGCCAACGCCCGCCAGGCTCAGGTCTACACGGAGAAGGCGGGCGTCAACACCGTCGTCCTCCACTCCACGGACAACTACCGGGGCATGCTGTCCAACCTGGCCTTCTCGCTCTCCCTCTACAGCGGTCAGATGTGTACGACCCCGCAGAATCTGCTGATCCCCAAGGACGGGATCAGCACGGACGCCGGCGACAAGCCCTACGAGACCGTGGTGGCGGACATCGCCGACGCGGTGAGCGGACTCCTCGGCGACGACGCCCGGGCCAACGGACTGCTCGGCGCCCTGGTGAATCCGGACGTGAAGGCCCGGCTGGAAGCGGCATCGGGACTGGGCGACGTCGCCCTCGCCTCACGTCAGGTGACCAACCCCGACTTCCCTGACGCCGTGGTGCGTACGCCGGTCGTGGTCAAGCTCGACGGCACCGAGCCCGACGACAGGGCGGCCTATCTCTCCGAGTGCTTCGGCCCGGTCTCCTTCGCCGTCGCGGTCGAGTCGACCGAGGCCGCCCTGGACCTGCTGCGCCGCACGATCAGGGAGAAGGGCGCCATGACCGTCGGCGCCTACACCACCTCGGCCGAGGTGGAGCGCGCGATCGAGGACGTCTGCTTCGACGAGTCGGCTCAGCTCTCGCTGAACCTCACCGGCGGGGTGTTCGTCAACCAGACCGCGGCGTTCTCCGACTTCCACGGCTCGGGCGGAAACCCGGCAGCCAACGCGGCACTGTGCGACGGGGCGTTCGTGTCCAACCGGTTCCGGGTGGTCGAGGTCCGCCGCCAGGCCTGA